The following coding sequences lie in one Primulina huaijiensis isolate GDHJ02 chromosome 2, ASM1229523v2, whole genome shotgun sequence genomic window:
- the LOC140964804 gene encoding histone-lysine N-methyltransferase ASHH1, which yields MHPPRRPSMATVSEAPQVNLPEGVTPFMHITQNEFFGQKHKKLKEEDISICECHYDAFNTESACGESCLNVLTNTECTPGYCPCVEYCRNQKFQRREYAKTRLFKTEGRGWGLVADECIKAGQFIIEYCGEVISSEEATERSHTYETQGLKDAYIISLNANYFIDATNKGSIARFINHSCEPNCETRKWTVLGMTRVGIFAKKDISVGTELAYDYNFEWYGGANIRCLCGASNCSLFLGAKSHGFQEYNHVWEDGDDRYIVENIPLYDSAEDDPFPKSACSTIRFTQESQAGGRNTLSVLTRDGEVSEIKLEATISSVCMPGEAMNPVESEKKDEPELCLEDRKQIFSQTNAMISRIRSNSACRNYKIGPVPTSKKKSQPPRQKAKMSGRKFASCKPVAELFASEEFREEISKYEELKNKATSELNLIYDEIRPAIEEREKDSQDSVPTSLAEKWIHATCSKWKSEFDFHFNIVKNVICGPKMASGSELKTSGEENSQNEIKYLTS from the exons ACACAAAAAACTGAAAGAGGAGGATATTTCCATTTGTGAATGCCACTATGATGCCTTTAATACAGAAAGTGCATGTGGAGAAAGCTGTCTGAATGTACTAACAAACACAGAGTGCACACCTGGCTACTGTCCATGTGTGGAATATTGCAGAAATCAG AAATTTCAGAGACGTGAATATGCAAAGACAAGGTTGTTTAAAACTGAAGGGCGTGGATGGGGTCTTGTTGCTGATGAATGTATAAAG GCTGGACAATTCATTATTGAGTATTGCGGGGAAGTAATATCGTCAGAGGAGGCAACGGAAAGGTCCCATACTTATGAAACCCAAG GTCTGAAGGATGCATACATAATTTCTCTAaatgcaaattattttatcgATGCCACTAATAAAGGAAGCATCGCGAGATTTATAAACCATTCATG CGAACCAAATTGTGAGACAAGAAAATGGACAGTCTTGGGGATGACTAGGGTTGGAATATTTGCAAAGAAAGATATATCTGTCGGAACTGAACTGGCATATGACTACAACTTTGAATGGTATGGAGGTGCCAATATCCGCTGCCTATGTGGAGCAAGTAATTGTTCTCTATTTCTTGGTGCCAAGTCCCATGGTTTCCAG GAGTATAACCATGTGTGGGAAGATGGGGATGACAG ATATATTGTGGAAAATATTCCTCTGTATGATTCTGCTGAGGACGACCCTTTTCCAAAGTCTGCTTGCTCTACAATTCGTTTTACACAGGAGTCTCAAGCTGGTGGAAGAAATACTCTCTCTGTCTTAACGCGTGATGGTGAAGTATCTGAAATTAAATTGGAGGCAACTATTAGTTCAGTTTGCATGCCAGGTGAGGCAATGAATCCCGTGGAATCTGAGAAGAAAGATGAACCAGAATTATGCTTAGAAGATAGAAAACAAATCTTTTCACAAACCAATGCAATGATATCTCGGATCCGAAGTAACAGTGCCTGTCGAAATTATAAAATTGGACCAGTGCCTACCTCAAAGAAAAAATCACAGCCTCCCAGGCAGAAAGCAAAAATGTCAGGCCGGAAATTTGCAAGTTGCAAACCTGTTGCTGAACTATTTGCATCAGAAGAATTCCGAGAGGAAATATCAAAATATGAG GAACTTAAAAATAAAGCCACCTCTGAGCtgaatttaatatatgatgaaaTTCGCCCGGCAATAGAAGAACGTGAAAAGGACAGCCAAGACAGCGTACCTACCAGCTTAGCAGAGAAGTGGATACATGCTACCTGTTCTAAGTGGAAATCAGAGTTCGACTTTCACTTTAACATCGTCAAGAATGTCATTTGCGGTCCCAAGATGGCTAGTGGCAGTGAACTAAAGACTTCAGGAGAAGAAAATAGCCAGAATGAAATTAAGTATTTGACAAGCTGA
- the LOC140964823 gene encoding uncharacterized protein — protein MATLVPGVLLKLLQHMNTDVKIAGEHRSSLLQVVSIVPALAGGELFPNQGFYLKVSDSSHATYVSLPDKHDDLILSDKIQLGQFIHVERLESASPVPILIGVRPVPGRHPCVGTPEDIVATHSLGFLNNNAKSSLGLKGIDKTKSPSKILGDVKPSATRLNNSLKDDKSDNTKPKLTRSKSQSKVILTLDVKRESIGKSKSSNSRSIPSSPTSCYSLPTSFEKFANAVKQQSKIRGLERLEKATVKAGVKEKVSPAGGITPSAKKVGSVGLIKNVVQGIELGPKALRKSWEGNMDVRSRESPRLKVNKLDLKSDGRNTFAPRKSTGEVLPSKDENKLSSKSSKEESTLITSVAKGFANGNPVEINKSSARASLVGKKSSGEVSKDGLPGNLVKVSFGNRKLTHASVSWTSLPSSLAKLGKEVLKHRDAAQAAAIEAIQEASVAESLLRCVSTYSELRTSAEENNPQPAVEQFLSLHASLNKSLILAESLSKTFSFDSSDSREEISSEEAWKVTSEGRNLAASWVNAALGTNLSPFTVYHRAGTPSSFAASTLSPGLKSLSGNQPVLVLEKSIKNTSSKTLTKPLPTANSKNSSIGNPRRVNDGPTVGQNVKTLPPLEWVKGDSLDEAVELSKVLQQESQDWFLSFVERFLDSDVDSSSLSDNGQIAGMLSQLKSVNDWLDEIGSGKDEDTPHVSTETTDRIRKKIYEYLLTHVESAAAALGGCTQPSPTIETKAR, from the exons atggcAACTTTGGTCCCTGGAGTTCTGTTAAAGTTACTGCAGCATATGAATACAGATGTGAAAATTGCAGGAGAGCATAGGTCTTCTTTATTGCAAGTGGTGAGCATTGTTCCTGCACTAGCTGGCGGTGAGCTCTTCCCAAATCAAGGTTTTTACCTCAAGGTTTCGGATTCTTCCCATGCCACCTACGTTTCTTTGCCTGATAAACATGACGATCTAATTCTTAGCGACAAGATTCAATTGggtcagtttatacatgttgagagACTTGAGTCTGCCTCCCCTGTACCTATTTTGATCGGGGTTAGGCCGGTACCTGGCCGACATCCTTGTGTGGGAACCCCGGAAGATATAGTTGCGACTCATTCTTTAGGATTCCTCAACAACAATGCTAAATCATCTTTGGGTTTGAAAGGTATAGATAAAACCAAATCaccttcaaaaattttgggtgaTGTGAAACCTTCGGCCACAAGGTTGAATAACAGCTTGAAAGATGATAAATCAGATAACACCAAACCAAAACTGACTCGATCCAAGTCTCAGTCGAAGGTGATTTTGACTTTGGATGTGAAGAGGGAATCAAtcggaaaatcaaagtcttcgAATTCAAGGTCTATACCATCGTCACCAACCAGTTGTTATTCATTACCAACTTCTTTTGAGAAGTTTGCAAATGCAGTTAAGCAGCAATCAAAGATAAGGGGGCTGGAGAGGTTGGAAAAGGCAACTGTTAAAGCGGGGGTGAAAGAAAAGGTAAGCCCTGCTGGCGGGATTACTCCTAGCGCGAAGAAGGTGGGCAGTGTGGGTTTGATAAAGAATGTTGTTCAAGGAATTGAATTGGGGCCAAAGGCTTTGAGAAAGAGCTGGGAAGGGAATATGGATGTCAGAAGTAGGGAAAGTCCAAGATTGAAGGTCAACAAGCTTGATTTGAAGTCAGATGGTCGAAATACTTTT GCACCAAGGAAATCAACTGGTGAAGTGTTGCCTTCTAAAGATGAGAACAAGTTATCTTCAAAATCAAGCAAAGAAGAAAGTACCTTAATTACATCTGTAGCGAAAGGTTTCGCAAATGGAAATCCAGTTGAAATTAACAAGTCATCTGCACGAGCATCTTTAGTTGGAAAGAAATCATCTGGAGAGGTTTCTAAAGACGGATTGCCAGGAAATCTGGTCAAGGTTTCTTTCGGAAACCGGAAATTAACTCATGCAAGTGTTTCATGGACGTCACTCCCTTCTTCTCTTGCAAAGCTTGGGAAG GAGGTTTTGAAGCACAGAGATGCAGCACAGGCGGCTGCTATAGAAGCAATCCAAGAAGCTTCCGTAGCAGAAAGCCTGCTCCGGTGTGTAAG CACATATTCTGAGTTACGTACATCGGCAGAGGAAAATAATCCACAGCCTGCGGTGGAGCAGTTCTTGTCTCTGCATGCAAGCTTGAATAAATCTCTTATTCTTGCCGAGTCCTTATCAAAAACTTTTTCCTTCGATTCTTCTGATAGTCGTGAAGAAATATCATCAGAAGAAGCTTGGAAGGTCACATCTGAGGGACGTAACCTAGCTGCTTCTTGGGTCAATGCTGCATTGGGCACCAATTTGTCTCCCTTCACGGTATATCATAGAGCTGGTACCCCTAGCTCATTTGCTGCCTCGACTCTTTCTCCAGGATTGAAGTCACTTTCCGGCAATCAGCCAGTTTTAGTACTCGAGAAGTCTATTAAAAACACTTCATCTAAAACCTTGACAAAACCCCTCCCTACTGCTAATTCTAAGAATTCTTCAATAGGAAATCCACGTCGTGTGAATGACGGGCCAACTGTTGGTCAGAATGTAAAAACCTTGCCTCCATTAGAGTGGGTCAAAGGAGACAGCCTCGATGAGGCTGTGGAGTTGTCTAAAGTACTGCAGCAGGAGTCACAAGACTGGTTCTTAAGTTTTGTTGAGAGATTCTTGGATTCTGATGTTGATTCCTCATCTTTATCTGACAATGGTCAAATAGCTGGCATGTTGAGTCAGCTCAAGAGTGTGAATGACTGGTTGGACGAGATTGGATCTGGCAAGGATGAGGATACGCCACACGTCTCCACAGAGACTACTGACAGAATACGGAAGAAGATTTATGAGTATCTTCTCACACATGTAGAATCTGCTGCTGCTGCGCTAGGTGGTTGCACACAACCTTCTCCAACAATTGAAACAAAGGCAAGATGA